The following coding sequences lie in one Desulfovibrio aminophilus DSM 12254 genomic window:
- a CDS encoding CBS domain-containing protein: protein MLTVADIMTKSVYSLRETDTLLSARALMKLQRIRHIPIVTGDTMFIGLLTHRDLLSATVSQLAGVDPETQDEIDAGIPIKEIMRTDLKTVESSATVKSAAELLLNHKYGCLPVVEKGRLVGILTEADFLKLTISLMDALEEKSQD from the coding sequence ATGCTCACCGTCGCCGACATCATGACCAAGTCCGTTTACTCCCTGCGCGAAACCGACACGCTGCTCTCGGCCCGGGCCCTGATGAAGCTCCAGCGCATCCGTCATATCCCCATCGTGACCGGGGACACCATGTTCATCGGCCTGTTGACCCACCGCGACCTGCTCTCGGCCACGGTCTCCCAGCTCGCCGGGGTGGACCCCGAAACCCAGGACGAAATCGACGCCGGCATCCCGATCAAGGAGATCATGCGCACGGACCTGAAGACCGTGGAGTCCTCGGCCACGGTGAAATCCGCGGCGGAACTCCTGCTCAACCACAAGTACGGCTGCCTGCCCGTGGTCGAGAAGGGGCGTCTGGTGGGCATTCTCACCGAGGCCGACTTCCTCAAGCTGACCATCAGCCTCATGGACGCCCTGGAGGAAAAGTCTCAGGACTGA
- a CDS encoding protein-L-isoaspartate(D-aspartate) O-methyltransferase has protein sequence MRGSGVSVIDPKRLRERMVREQIEARGVRDPAVLEAMRQVPRHLFVEPALVPKAYMDAPLPIGEGQTISQPYIVALMTELLQVKPGMKILEIGTGSGYQAAVLAQMGATVYTVERIKPLFFAARKRFMDMRLFSIKPKLDDGTLGWPEEAPFDAVMVTAGGPQVPPPLVDQLADPGRLVIPVGEGRRDQKLIMVEKRDGRVESVDMGGVAFVDLVGAHGWGA, from the coding sequence ATGAGGGGGAGCGGCGTGTCCGTGATCGATCCGAAGCGACTGCGCGAACGCATGGTGCGTGAGCAGATCGAGGCCCGGGGCGTACGCGACCCGGCCGTCCTCGAGGCCATGCGCCAGGTGCCGCGCCACCTCTTCGTGGAACCCGCCCTGGTGCCTAAGGCTTACATGGACGCCCCCCTGCCAATCGGCGAGGGTCAGACAATCTCTCAGCCCTATATCGTGGCCCTGATGACCGAACTGCTCCAGGTCAAGCCGGGCATGAAAATTCTGGAGATCGGCACGGGCTCGGGTTATCAGGCCGCCGTCCTGGCCCAGATGGGCGCCACGGTCTATACGGTGGAGCGCATCAAGCCGCTGTTTTTCGCGGCCCGGAAGCGCTTTATGGACATGCGGCTTTTCAGCATCAAGCCCAAGCTGGACGACGGCACCCTGGGCTGGCCCGAGGAGGCTCCCTTCGACGCCGTGATGGTCACGGCGGGCGGGCCCCAGGTGCCGCCGCCCCTGGTGGATCAGTTGGCCGATCCGGGGCGCTTGGTGATCCCGGTTGGCGAGGGCCGCCGAGACCAGAAGCTCATCATGGTGGAGAAGCGCGACGGCCGTGTGGAGAGCGTGGATATGGGCGGCGTGGCCTTCGTGGACCTCGTCGGCGCCCACGGCTGGGGGGCCTGA